From the Candidatus Bathyarchaeum sp. genome, the window TCCATCGTAAAGAATTAATTTTGCACCAGGGATTCCGTCGGCGGTTTCTTTTATGGGATAAAAATAGTCATCCACCCCACCGATAACTAACGTGGGAACTTTAATCTGAGAAAGCAAATCCTTGAAGTCGTGGTTGTCTTCGGCTTCTATTGTTATTACTAAATCTGAGGGGTCTTTTGGATGAGCAAAAGTTGCCATCATCAACATCATGAACTTGAAGAAATGTTTCTTCATGTCGCCCCCTTTTGGATACAAGCCTTTCACCATCGCTGGAAGGGCTTTTCTCCATTTCCGTTGACGAGCCAT encodes:
- a CDS encoding alpha/beta hydrolase, coding for ILGLSTGGTIAQYFALDHSDLVRRLVLASTGYRLIETGKRLQLYVGEMARQRKWRKALPAMVKGLYPKGGDMKKHFFKFMMLMMATFAHPKDPSDLVITIEAEDNHDFKDLLSQIKVPTLVIGGVDDYFYPIKETADGIPGAKLILYDGFGHNAWSDNGKKFKADVLKFLNEESSGV